CGCGAATTGTCGGTCTGTCACTATAAAAACATAAAAATGGAAATAAATTTAGTTAGCGATACCATTACCAAGCCTACGCCGGAAATGCTTCAGTACATGTTCAATGCAGTTGTGGGAGATGATGTATACAAACAAGACCCTACGGTGATTGAGTTAGAAGCTAAGGTGGCTGCGCTATTTGGAATGGAAGCAGGTCTTTTTTTTCCATCAGGAACCATGGCCAATCAAACCGCAATTAAATTACACACGCAACCTGGCGAACAGTTAATTGCAGATAAATATGCCCACGTTTATAACTACGAAGGTGGGGGAGTTTCCTTTAATAGTGGCGTTTCCTGTTGTTTGTTAAATGGAAATCGCGGCATGATTACCGCTTCACAAGTCAAATTAGCAATTAACGATCCGGAGTTTTACCATAGTCCGTTGACGAGTTTAGTTTGTGTTGAAAACACGACCAACAAAGGAGGAGGAGCCTGTTATGAGTTGGATGATTTACGCCAAATCAAACAAGTTTGTGAAGAACACAATTTGAAATTTCATTTGGATGGTGCGCGTATTTGGAATGCTTTGGTAGCCAAAAACCAGGATCCAAAAGAATTCGGAAAACTGTTTGATACGATTTCAGTATGTTTGTCCAAAGGATTAGGTGCGCCTATTGGCTCTGTTTTATTGGCAGAT
This sequence is a window from Flavobacterium ammoniigenes. Protein-coding genes within it:
- a CDS encoding threonine aldolase family protein, which translates into the protein MEINLVSDTITKPTPEMLQYMFNAVVGDDVYKQDPTVIELEAKVAALFGMEAGLFFPSGTMANQTAIKLHTQPGEQLIADKYAHVYNYEGGGVSFNSGVSCCLLNGNRGMITASQVKLAINDPEFYHSPLTSLVCVENTTNKGGGACYELDDLRQIKQVCEEHNLKFHLDGARIWNALVAKNQDPKEFGKLFDTISVCLSKGLGAPIGSVLLADKKTIHRALRIRKILGGGMRQVGYLAAAGIYALDHNIERLAEDHRRAKELASVLQQKDWVASVEPVETNILIFTLTPQVSEAQLIEKLKQKNILISSMGQGKLRIVTHLDYREVMHTYVIETLEKLAI